One genomic region from Frateuria soli encodes:
- a CDS encoding NADH-quinone oxidoreductase subunit C has translation MTDTQNTTLTARLAARFGDTLSLLPARGGETTVELAAADLLSVATALRDEQEFRFEQLIDVCGVDYLGYGQDEWATETVSATGFSRGVEGQAMGRFNWAERPRDASMPRRFAVVVHLLSVTHNRRVRLRVFCEDDALPMVPSLTGIWPVANWFEREAFDLFGIVFEGHPDLRRILTDYGFVGHPFRKDFPLIGNVEVRYDAEQQRVVYQPVTIEPRVLVPRVIRDDADLIQARAEAADDWRSN, from the coding sequence ATGACCGATACGCAAAACACCACGCTGACCGCACGCCTTGCGGCGCGGTTCGGCGACACCCTCTCGCTGCTGCCCGCCCGTGGCGGCGAGACCACCGTCGAACTGGCGGCCGCCGACCTGCTGAGCGTCGCCACCGCCCTGCGCGACGAGCAGGAGTTCCGCTTCGAGCAACTGATCGACGTCTGTGGCGTCGACTACCTCGGTTACGGACAGGACGAGTGGGCGACCGAGACGGTTTCCGCCACCGGCTTCTCGCGAGGCGTCGAAGGCCAGGCCATGGGCCGCTTCAACTGGGCCGAGCGTCCGCGCGACGCCAGCATGCCGCGTCGTTTCGCGGTGGTCGTCCACCTGCTTTCGGTCACGCACAACCGGCGCGTGCGCCTGCGCGTGTTCTGCGAGGACGACGCACTGCCGATGGTGCCTTCGCTGACCGGCATCTGGCCGGTGGCCAACTGGTTCGAGCGCGAGGCGTTCGACCTGTTCGGCATCGTTTTCGAGGGCCACCCCGACCTGCGCCGCATCCTCACCGACTACGGTTTCGTCGGTCATCCGTTCCGCAAGGACTTCCCGCTGATCGGCAACGTCGAGGTTCGCTACGACGCCGAGCAGCAGCGCGTGGTCTACCAGCCGGTGACCATCGAGCCGCGCGTGCTGGTGCCGCGCGTGATCCGCGACGACGCCGACCTCATCCAGGCCAGGGCCGAAGCTGCAGACGACTGGCGGAGCAACTAG
- a CDS encoding NuoB/complex I 20 kDa subunit family protein has translation MGVMSSIDRVMHNPEPLNLVDDILRPAEDNPVVQRGFATTSVDALMNWARTGSMWPMTFGLACCAVEMMHAGAARLDLDRYGVIFRPSPRQSDVMIVAGTLVNKMAPALRRVYDQMPDPKWVISMGSCANGGGYYHYSYSVVRGCDRIVPVDIYVPGCPPTAEALIHGILQLQKKIRRTSTIARG, from the coding sequence ATGGGAGTGATGTCTTCCATCGACCGGGTGATGCACAACCCGGAGCCGTTGAACCTGGTCGACGACATCCTGCGCCCGGCCGAGGACAACCCGGTCGTGCAGCGCGGCTTCGCCACCACTTCGGTCGACGCGCTGATGAACTGGGCGCGCACCGGCTCGATGTGGCCGATGACCTTCGGCCTGGCCTGTTGCGCCGTCGAGATGATGCACGCCGGCGCCGCGCGCCTGGACCTGGACCGCTACGGCGTGATCTTCCGCCCGAGTCCGCGCCAGTCCGACGTGATGATCGTGGCCGGCACCCTGGTCAACAAGATGGCGCCCGCGCTGCGTCGCGTGTACGACCAGATGCCCGATCCGAAGTGGGTGATCTCGATGGGCAGTTGCGCCAACGGCGGCGGTTACTACCACTACTCGTACTCGGTGGTGCGGGGCTGCGACCGCATCGTGCCGGTCGACATCTACGTGCCCGGCTGCCCGCCGACGGCCGAGGCGCTGATCCACGGCATCCTGCAGCTGCAGAAGAAGATCCGCCGTACCAGCACCATCGCCCGCGGCTGA
- a CDS encoding NADH-quinone oxidoreductase subunit A — MLAQYWPILLFIGVAAGLGVVLLIIGMLAGPRRPETVKLSAYECGFEAFEDARMRFDVRYYLLAILFIIFDLEIAFLFPWAVVFQHIGIVALIEMALFLLLLVVGFAYVWKKGALEWE; from the coding sequence GTGCTTGCTCAATACTGGCCCATCCTGCTGTTCATCGGCGTTGCCGCCGGCCTGGGCGTGGTGCTGCTGATCATCGGCATGCTCGCCGGCCCGCGCCGCCCCGAGACGGTGAAACTCTCGGCCTACGAGTGCGGCTTCGAAGCCTTCGAAGACGCGCGCATGCGCTTTGACGTCCGCTATTACCTGCTGGCGATCCTGTTCATCATCTTCGACCTGGAAATCGCCTTCCTGTTCCCCTGGGCGGTGGTGTTCCAGCACATCGGCATCGTCGCGCTGATCGAGATGGCGCTGTTCCTGTTGCTGCTGGTGGTCGGTTTCGCCTACGTGTGGAAGAAGGGAGCACTGGAATGGGAGTGA
- a CDS encoding PilZ domain-containing protein, with protein MTPTAARQGIISLKIKDAASLYNAYMPFLKNGGLFAPTAQRYALGDEVVLLITLMDETERLSVVGKVAWISPLGAQGNRTAGIGVHFNESSDAEGARQRIENILAGVLSSERPTHTM; from the coding sequence ATGACCCCCACCGCCGCCCGTCAGGGCATCATCTCGCTCAAGATCAAGGATGCCGCGTCGCTGTACAACGCGTACATGCCATTCCTGAAGAACGGTGGCCTGTTCGCGCCGACGGCGCAGCGCTACGCGCTGGGTGACGAAGTGGTGTTGCTGATCACGCTGATGGACGAGACCGAGCGCCTGTCGGTGGTCGGCAAGGTGGCCTGGATCAGCCCGCTCGGCGCGCAGGGCAACCGTACCGCCGGCATCGGCGTGCACTTCAATGAATCGAGCGACGCGGAGGGCGCGCGCCAGCGCATCGAGAACATTCTCGCCGGCGTGCTCTCGTCCGAGCGTCCCACCCACACGATGTAG
- a CDS encoding PIG-L deacetylase family protein, producing MPLSPELYSPDARTRLLVVAPHPDDETIGTGELLQLVRAAGGDVRVLLLTDGDDNPWPQRWLERRLRIGDGERARWGRRRRGEVAEALRRLEVPFDALRAMGWPDMSLTTLVREDASAARASLVGELVGFRPNVVALPALSDRHPDHGSAHVLMRLALADWDAEPPLLLSYLVHGREGAATDIALPAAAERHAAKLAALTAHGSQMALSAGRMRRLTDRPERYDRVARPPADREAGALPWHPRAWRSQLRLTIASPDGVRHWSWADAPLRRDGQGRWRLAEVPTAPCFARLDMDVPSPWIFDRWGWCEL from the coding sequence ATGCCGTTGAGCCCGGAGCTGTACAGCCCCGACGCGCGGACCCGCCTGCTGGTGGTGGCGCCACATCCCGACGACGAGACCATCGGTACCGGCGAACTGCTGCAACTGGTGCGTGCGGCCGGCGGGGACGTGCGCGTGTTGTTGCTTACCGACGGCGACGACAATCCCTGGCCGCAGCGCTGGCTGGAACGACGCCTGCGTATCGGCGACGGCGAACGCGCGCGCTGGGGGCGGCGTCGTCGCGGTGAGGTCGCCGAGGCTCTGCGGCGGCTCGAGGTGCCGTTCGATGCGTTGCGCGCGATGGGCTGGCCGGACATGAGCCTCACCACGCTGGTGCGCGAGGATGCCTCGGCGGCCCGCGCGAGCCTGGTCGGGGAACTGGTCGGGTTCCGCCCGAACGTGGTTGCCCTGCCGGCGCTGTCCGATCGTCATCCCGACCACGGCAGCGCGCACGTCCTGATGCGGCTCGCGCTGGCCGACTGGGACGCCGAACCGCCGTTGCTGCTCAGTTACCTGGTGCACGGCCGCGAGGGCGCCGCGACCGACATTGCCTTGCCCGCGGCCGCCGAGCGCCACGCGGCCAAACTTGCCGCATTGACGGCCCATGGCAGCCAGATGGCCCTGAGCGCGGGCCGCATGCGCCGGCTTACCGATCGCCCCGAGCGCTACGACCGGGTCGCCCGGCCCCCGGCAGACCGCGAGGCGGGGGCGCTGCCCTGGCATCCCCGGGCCTGGCGCTCGCAGCTGCGCCTGACCATCGCCAGCCCGGATGGCGTACGCCACTGGTCCTGGGCCGATGCACCGCTGCGGCGGGACGGGCAGGGCCGCTGGCGCCTGGCCGAAGTACCGACGGCGCCGTGCTTCGCGCGGCTGGACATGGACGTGCCATCGCCGTGGATTTTCGACCGCTGGGGATGGTGCGAGCTGTAA
- the holB gene encoding DNA polymerase III subunit delta', whose protein sequence is MTAPPWHEAHWHRLQSRLARGALPHALLLCGPAGLGKRAFLQRFVRGLLCEHPREGEACGRCRACLLLDAGTHPDSVTISYGLRKDGVQRKEIVVEQIRELSARLAMASQFGGWQVVVIDPADAMNTAAANALLKTLEEPSPQTLLLLVADAPWRLPQTIRSRCQRIEFQLPPPTEALAWLGAQGVADPAAALEAAGGNPGLAQAWAAQGALARRQAVRKDLAALAAGRAEPMEVARRWLDAEPEQCLWFAAQAAVDEARARASGSATPLGSQLDAEALADWYAFANRTRDALRGPLRGDLLLLELLAGWR, encoded by the coding sequence ATGACGGCACCGCCCTGGCACGAGGCGCACTGGCATCGGCTGCAATCACGCCTGGCGAGGGGGGCATTGCCGCACGCGCTGCTGCTGTGCGGTCCGGCGGGGCTGGGCAAGCGTGCCTTCCTGCAGCGGTTCGTGCGCGGCCTGCTGTGCGAGCACCCGCGCGAGGGCGAGGCCTGCGGCCGGTGCCGCGCCTGCCTGTTGCTGGATGCCGGCACCCATCCGGATTCCGTCACCATCAGCTACGGCCTGCGCAAGGACGGCGTACAGCGCAAGGAGATCGTGGTCGAGCAGATCCGCGAGCTCTCCGCGCGGCTGGCGATGGCTAGCCAGTTCGGTGGCTGGCAGGTGGTGGTCATCGATCCGGCCGATGCCATGAACACGGCCGCGGCCAATGCGCTGCTCAAGACGCTGGAGGAGCCCTCGCCGCAGACGCTGCTGCTGCTGGTCGCCGACGCGCCCTGGCGGTTGCCGCAGACCATCCGCAGCCGCTGCCAGCGGATCGAGTTCCAGCTGCCCCCACCGACCGAGGCGCTGGCCTGGCTGGGCGCGCAGGGCGTTGCCGATCCCGCAGCCGCCTTGGAGGCGGCCGGGGGCAATCCGGGTCTGGCACAGGCCTGGGCGGCGCAAGGTGCGCTGGCACGTCGGCAGGCGGTGCGCAAGGACCTGGCGGCGCTGGCTGCCGGCCGCGCCGAGCCGATGGAGGTGGCGCGCCGCTGGCTCGATGCCGAGCCGGAACAATGCCTGTGGTTTGCCGCGCAGGCCGCCGTGGACGAGGCACGGGCCCGTGCGTCGGGCAGTGCCACGCCGCTCGGCAGCCAGCTGGATGCCGAGGCGCTGGCCGACTGGTACGCCTTCGCCAACCGAACGCGTGATGCCTTGCGCGGCCCGCTGCGCGGCGACCTGCTGCTGCTAGAGTTGCTCGCCGGCTGGCGCTGA
- the tmk gene encoding dTMP kinase, producing MTEARRGRFISLEGGEGAGKSTLLAGLRDYIAGRGIDLVQTREPGGTAVGEAVRAIVLDPQARGMAAETELLLMFASRAQLVRETLAPALAAGQWVLCDRYVDASYAYQGGGRGQPVERIAELERWACAGVAPDLTLLLDLPVATGRARAAGRGEADRIETEADAFFERVRASYRARAAGEPGRFRVIDAGQSPEVVLQAAIAALAPLFAEDAA from the coding sequence ATGACTGAGGCGCGGCGCGGACGCTTCATCTCGCTCGAGGGCGGCGAAGGCGCCGGCAAGAGCACGCTGCTGGCCGGCTTGCGCGATTACATTGCCGGGCGGGGCATCGACCTGGTGCAGACCCGCGAACCCGGCGGTACGGCGGTGGGAGAGGCGGTCCGCGCGATCGTGCTCGATCCGCAGGCGCGCGGCATGGCCGCCGAGACCGAGCTGCTGCTGATGTTCGCCTCGCGTGCCCAACTGGTGCGCGAGACCCTCGCGCCGGCGCTGGCGGCCGGGCAATGGGTGTTGTGCGACCGCTACGTCGACGCCAGCTATGCCTACCAGGGTGGCGGCCGCGGCCAGCCGGTGGAGCGCATCGCCGAACTGGAGCGTTGGGCCTGCGCCGGGGTGGCGCCAGACCTGACATTGCTGCTCGATCTGCCGGTGGCGACCGGCCGCGCGCGCGCCGCCGGGCGGGGCGAGGCCGACCGCATCGAAACCGAGGCGGATGCGTTCTTCGAGCGCGTGCGTGCGAGCTATCGTGCGCGAGCCGCGGGGGAACCGGGGCGCTTCCGCGTGATCGATGCCGGCCAGTCGCCCGAGGTCGTGCTGCAGGCGGCCATCGCAGCACTCGCGCCGCTGTTCGCGGAGGACGCGGCATGA